The Methanobacteriaceae archaeon DNA window CCCAGTAGAACCCGTTGATGGATAAGATAGGCCCCCGGTGGCTAAAATAACTTTAGATGATTTAATAGATGAGTTTTTTCTATTAAAGTTTTTTTGGTTAATATTACTCTGAAATTCATTTGACGTTTTCTGAGGTTTCAAATGTTTTTCCATAGAAATATCAAAATAATCCTCATTTTTTTCAATATTGCTAACCTTGTGACCCAATAATAGTCTTACATTATATTCTTGGAGATATTCTTCTAGTAATTTTAATACAGAAGAAGATTTATCATCGTCAGGATAGACTTTTCCATGAGATTCAACCTTGAAATCCAATCCTTTATCCTTAAAAAAAGTCAGCAGAGATTTATTATCAAAATTATAAAGCGAAGGCTTTAAAAAAGAACTATTTTTTCCAAAAGCATTAATATGAGTCTTTAGATCTGAATTATTAGTAATATTGCAGCGCCCTCCTCCAGTTAAAAGGAGTTTTTTGCCCAGTGTTTCATTTTTCTCAATTAACACAACATCGTGAAATTCATTATTTTTTTTAGTTTTAATTTTAGATTTATGATTAATTTTTTTATTATGACTACTCCTGCTCTTGGATAACATTTTTGCAGCAGATATTGCCGCCATTATACCCGCAGGGCCTCCACCAATAACTGCAATCTTATAACTAATAATATTTCCATTTTTTCCATTAGATGAGTCATCAATAGAAGAATTTTTAATTTTCATGATATTTTCAAAATCCTTTAAGTTCTAATCAGCGATTATTGTTGATTGAAAATTACATATTTAAAAATAATAAAAATAAAAAAATTGTTGAAATTCTTAAAATTCAAATAATTATATTAGAAAAAGATAGAAATTAAGGAGTTAACCTTCTTCTATCTCTTGGGAATAAAACCGTTTCTCTAATGTTATTAAGGCCAGTTAAAGTCATATTGAACCTTTCAGCCCCTAATCCCCATCCAGCATGAGGTGGCATCCCATATTCAAAAGCTGCCAAGTATCTCTCAAAAGATTCCGGATTTAATCCTTTTCCTTTAATTTTTTCCACTAAAAGGTCATGCTGATGAACTCTGGTAGCACCAGAAGATATTTCCAGATCTTTATACATTAAATCAAAGGCCTGGCTCTTTTCAGGTGTTTTTTCCTCATGTAGGACATAAAATGGTTTAATTTCAGTTGGCCATCCTGTAATGAAATAATATCCATCCATGATTTCGCCCATAGCTTTTTCTGCCGCTCGGGATAAGTCTTCTCCATGTTCAATTGGAACTCCCTTAGAATTAACCATATCAATCAATTCATCGTACTCGATTTTTTCAAATGGAGTTTCTGGAACCTGCAAATCTCTTCCCAGAACCTCAAGTTCTGTTTCACAGTTTTCAGTAACATCAGTAATAGACTGAATAACCAGTTTCTCCAAAACATCCATCACATCGTGTTGATCCATGAAAGAAGATTCTATATCAATTGAAATGACCTCATTTAAGTGTCTGAGGGTATCATGCTCTTCTGCTCTGAATATCGGAGCTATTTCATAAACTCGATCAAATCCCGAAGACATCATGATCTGTTTGTAAAGCTGAGGGCTTTGGCCAAGGAATGCTTCCCTCTCAAAATAGGTGATAGGGAATAATTCTGTTCCACCCTCTGTAGCGGAAGCTACTAACTTAGGAGTGTTAATTTCTAAATATCCATTCTTCTCTAAGAAAACTCTTACAGAATGGAGCATAGTACTTTTAATTTTGAAAATTGAACTAATAGATGGTTTTCTAAGATCTAAAAACCTGGAATCCAAACGAGTATCAATCTCTGCTCTAACCTTTTCAGTAGGATCCAGAGGTAATGGCTGTTTAGATTCATTTAATATGTACAATTCGGAAGGTATAACTTCCACTCCACCTGGAGCTTTGGGAGATCCCTGAACTTTTCCTTTAACCGCAATTACAGATTCTTTCTTAATTTTTCGCAGTTTTTCAAAAAGATCTGTTTCAATCTTTTTGCTGGGAGCAGTAATCTGGACTAAACCATCACGGTCTCTTAAAAGAACAAAAATAATTCCACCCAGATCTCGAATCTCATGAGTCCATCCCATAACCAGGATTTCCTCATCATTCATATCTGGATTAATTTCTTTAGAATAATGACTTCTTCTTAAATCGCCTAATGAATTCATCAATGTTGAACACCTCTAAAATTGAATTTATTAATTAAATAAGTATTATTTTTTTATTTGAAACATTATTAGAATATTTTAAATTAATATTAAATTAAAATATTACCATGTTGAATATTAAAAACTATATTTGAAAATTTTAATCAATTATTTTAATCTCTTTTTAAATGATTCTGCATGGGCAAAAAGACCTTCATATTCAGCTAAAGGAATAACAACATCTTTTAAATTCTCCAGACCTTCCCTAGATAATCTTTGAACAGTTGGTTTCTTTAAAAAAGATTCAGTGGAAAGGCCAGAATACATCTTAGCACATCCTGCTGTAGGAAGAACATGATTAGTTCCAGAACCATAATCCCCTGCAGAAACAGGAGTTAATTCACCTAAAAATATTGATCCTGCATTTTTAACTGATTTAAGTGTTTCTTCAGGGTCTTTAGTCATGATAATTAAATGTTCTGCTGCATATTCATTGGTAAAATCAATAGATTCTTGAGTAGAATTCGTTAAAATAATTTTGCCATATTTATCCAGAGATTCTTTTATAATATTGCTTCTTTCCATATATTTAATGTTTTGTAGAACAATACTCTGTACTTCATTAGCCAGATCACTGGAAGTGGTCACCAGAACACAGGAAGCATTTGGATCATGTTCAGCCTGAGCCAGAATATCAAAAGCAATAAAATCTGCATTAGCAGCCTCATCAGCTATTATTAGAACTTCAGAAGGTCCAGCCGGAAAATCAATATCCACTTCGCCATAGACCAACTTTTTGGCCCCGGTTACAAAAATATTTCCAGGCCCTACAATTTTATTGACCTTCTTAATTTCTTCGGTCCCATAAGCTAATGCAGCAATGGCTTGAGCACCGCCCACTTTATAAATCTCGTCAGCACCAGCTAAATCTGCGGCCACTAACAAAGCATCTCCAATTTCACCATCAGCTTGAGGCGGAGTGCAGCACACAATTCTTTCCACACCAGCTATTTTAGCCGGAATAACTGTCATTAATATTGTTGAAGGATAAACAGCTCTTCCACCAGGAATATAGCATCCTACACTTTCAATGGGCCTTATTATTTGGCCTGCGCATATTCCTGGAGCAACCTCTTGGAACCATTCTTTAGGAAGCTGTGAGTGATGAAATTTTTCTATATTTTCAGAAGCTTTTTTCAGCGAATTTATAATTTCAGGTTCCAAATTTTGATAACTAGTTTCTATTTCATCTTGAGAAACCTTGAAATTCTTTAGTTTAACGCCATCAAATTTTTTTGTGAATTTACTCAGTGCATTATCTCCATGAATCTTTACTTCATTAATAATGGATTGCACACTAATCAAAACATCATCAACATCAATTTGAGAACGTTTAACAAGTTCTATAACATCTTCACGTTTATATTCTATAATTTCCATTATAATCACAGTAAAATTGTATCAATCTTATAAACTAATTTATAGTTATAACACTTAATATTAAATAAAGTCTTTTTTAATGAATAGTTTTAGTAATTGATTTTATAAAATAAATTTTTATTAAATATAAATTGCCATAATACTAATTAAGATTATAAGAAATCATTATTATATTTATTTATAATAAAAAAAATAATTCTAATAATTGAATAATAGTGATTATTTTTAAATTAAATTTTATTAAATAATTTTTTTAAATAGGTAATAATAAATCAAGTAATTAGAAACTAGATAAGATTATATGAAACAAACAAGGATTAAGTAAAAGTCATTAGTATTATCAATTAGAAATTATTTAGTAAGGAAAACCTTATCTAATGTCAATTATAAAAAAAGAATGTTCACTAAATATTATCTTTAATTTAGATAATTTTTATCACAATATTATTTAATTTCATACTACAAAATCATACTAATCTAAGCGTTCTCAAAGAAAGCTAGCATCTATAAGGTGCGTATTCTAATTTTAAATAGGAGATGAGGCTGGTACCCATGTATAAAGATGAAATGATACAACTCCACCAATTTTTGGTATATGTCTTAAAATATTTGGAAAATGGCTATGAAATAAAAAGCGAGTGTGAAGATTATATTTCGCTCAATATAAGCCCACATCATATCCACCGAACCAAAGCTGAACATAAATACGCAATTTTTGTTCTGTCAAGCGCAATTTCTGAAATTATAGCAAAAGAGAATTCAGGAACCTTACCATCTAATGTAGTAAATGGATTATCTGAACTTGCAAAGAGATCTAAAAAAGAATTAATTAAGGTTGAGGTTCAATTAGCAAAATAAATGGATCCAGATAAATGCATTAAAAAGGAGTTAACACTTGTTTTATCTTAAATGATGCCTAATTTTTATTTAAGACCATTTTACTGATTATTTAAAGGATTATTTCAAAGATACAATTTTAGGAGCAAATAAACTTTTAAATATCCAAATAATCTTATTTTTTATTTTAACTAATTAATATTAATTAGATTTTATTATTCTTTTTTTTTTAAATATTCTAAGCTTATAATTTTTAATCAATACCAAAAAATTTTAATAATGTTAAAAACAATTTATTTAATAATTAAATCTACCTCATCTTTGTTTTTTATCTTTTTTTAATAAAAGGAGTTTTAATATGAAGGCTATAAAAAAAATGATGTGTCTAGTGGATGGAGAACATTATCTACCTGTCACTAAATCAGCAATTGATACTTTGGATAGTTTAGAACATTTAGAAGTTGTAGCTCTGGTATTTATTGGAGGAACTGAAAAATTAAGGGAAACTAGTGAAGAATCTTTCTCTAAAAAGATGGGGCGGCCAGTTCATTTTGGCCCACACACTAATGAAATTCCTTATGATCTCATTTCAGAGTCTGTGAAAAAATATGATGTAGACGTTGTAATGGATTTATCAGATGAACCAGTAGTTGACTATTCCCAAAGATTCAAGATTGCTTCAATAATATTATCATTAGGAGTCCCTTATGAAGGGCCTGATTTTAAATTCCAACCATTGACTGAATACGAAGTTTTGAAAAAACCTTCTTTAAAAATCCTGGGAACCGGTAAAAGAATTGGTAAAACAGCAGTTTCTGCTTATGCTGCCAGATTAATTCATAAAAAAGAATATAATCCTTGCGTGGTTGCTATGGGCCGTGGAGGGCCAGAAGAACCCGAAATTGTCCGTGGAGATCAAATTGAAATAACTCCTCAATTTTTAATGGAACAATCAAATAAAGGAGTACATGCTGCATCAGATCACTGGGAAGATGCTTTAATGAGTAGAATACTCACTATTGGATGCCGCAGATGTGGTGGCGGAATGGTAGGGGACGTTTTCATTACCAACATGAAAAAAGGTGCTCAACTGGCCAATGAAGTTGATGCTGACTTTGTAATTATGGAAGGAAGTGGAGCAGCCATACCCCCAGTAAAGACCGACAAACACATAGTCCTGGTAGGTGTTAACCAACCCCTAATTAATATAGAAAACTTTTTTGGTCCGTTTAGAATAGGATTAGCAGATTTAGTTGTTTTGACCATGTGCGAAGAGCCTATGGCTAGTGCTGAAAAAGTTAAACAGGTTGAAGAGCTTGTGAAAGAAGTTAATCCTACAGCAAAAGTTATTCCTACAGTATTTAGGCCAAAACCACTGGGAGATGTGAAAGGTAAAAACGTTTTATTTGCCACCACCGCACCAGATTCAATTAAAAGCGTTTTAGTAGAACATTTAGAAAAAGAATATGGTTGCAAAGTAGTAGGAACTACACCTCACCTTTCTAATAGACCTCTTTTACAAAAAGACATTGAAAAATACATTGAAAAAGCAGACGTGATGCTAACTGAGCTAAAGGCAGCGGCAGTGGATGTGGCTACTAAAGATTCTCTGGAAGCCGGACTGGAAGTTGTTTACTGTGATAACATCCCTATCGTAATTGATGAAAAATACGGTAGCCTTTCTGAAGCAATTATTGAAGTGGTAGACCGTTCTATTGAATCATTTAATTCAAAATAATTAAGTTAATTAATATAATATATAGAAGTTAAAAAAAAGGAGTTCTTTTGAATTCCTAGAGTTTTATTTTTAATTTTATCAAGTTAAATCCATTATTCGATTTTTAGGTGATATATTGGAATCCTCAGAATTAAAAAAGCTTTTAAAATTTAGTTTAAATGAAAAAAAAGTTATAAAAAAACTTGAACTGCCAGAAGATACTTTTTTACCCCTTATTTTTTCTATTAGATTTGGTGGTGACTGGAGCTTAAATAAAAATTCTAAAAAAGTTATGTCCATCAAAGAAAAGCTCACCCATTATGATGAAGAAAAAAAGTTAGGTTATACTTTAGAAAGAGTTTATTTATTTTTAAATCCAGTTATTTTAGCACAAGAAGGTACTGTTTACCGTTTAGAGAAATGCAGTAATAAACAGGAACGTGAAATGGTTAAAAGACCATATAAAGTTTCAGTTGATGCTGATTACATTCTAGAAGCTACTTTGGACCCTATAGAATCAGAAATTAGACTTAAAAAGATAAATAATCCTTTAAAATTTACAGGGCCTAGTGCTTACGGAGTTTCTCATGAAATGGAACATTTGGAAGAGAAAGAAACCAAAGGAAAACCATTCTGGGAATTTGAATACAAAATTGAGGATTAATTCCAGATAAACATTATATTGCTTATCTAAATCTCTTTTTAATTTTTCACGTTTATTAAAAGTGCTTTTAAATAAGTTATCAAAAACTAATGGAAGATCCGTTTCCAGTGATTTTATCCCTTCTTCAGTAATGCCACCTTTAGTGGCCACTCGAGATATTATTTCTTCAAAACTCATTTTCTTTTCAGTTAAAAGTTTAACTGTACCTAATAAAGTCTGTAAAACCATTTCTTCTGCTTCTTTTTCAGTTAATTCACTTCTAGCAGCCCCAATATCAGCAAATTCCTTGAAAATATATGCCATAAAAGCAGGGGAACAGCTAGTGAGATCCGTAGAAATGTCTAAATCTTCTTCTCTCACAACTTTTACATTACTAATTCTGCTAAAAAGACTTTCTACGAACTCTTTTTCCTTTGAATTAACTTTTCCATTGTGACATACCAGAGATACACCTTCTTTAAGCTCTGAAGTTAAGCTGGGAATTATTTGTGTTATTTTAAAAGAAAAACTTTTTTCAATTGTTTTTAAGCTTAAACCCGCAGATATATGAATTATATGGACATCTTTCGCTATTCCATCTTTTATTTCATCTAGTACATTCTTTACTTCACCAGTATTTACAAAAAGAAATATGGGATTGCATTTTTTGGCCAAATCCATATTTTTTGGGGAAATTTCCATTTCTGGATATTTCTCCTTTAAATTATCTAATTTAGAAATAGTACGGTTGGAAACCATTATATCCTTAGCAGATATTGAATTCGAATCCAAAAACCCATTCAAAATCATACTTCCCATACTTCCATATCCAATGAATCCTATTTTCATTTTATTCATAAATAAGTCCCTCTGGCAGTTTTTTATCAATAATCCATGCTCTCAAAACACTGTTGAAAAATTCAGGTTCTGTTAAATTCCAGGCATGGACCATATTAGCAGCAATGAAATATTGAGAATTATAGAGTGCATCATTCAAATCTTTGGCTGAATCTTTAATAATCCCATATTCTTTTTCACCCGCAATAATCAAAACTGAATTATTTACTTTTTCCAGACCTTCAGGTATTTTAAAAAGCATATTTTCATGTAAAATTCTATTTAGTGAATCTGAAGAAATAGACTTCGTGGCCTCTTTTAAAGTTTTAAAATACTCTTTTGGAAAATTATAGCTTCTAATATTTGCTTTGATTAAAAAATCAGAATTTTTTATAGGCATATATGCTTTTATAGTATAATTTAAGAGTTTTAACCAAAAATCTGTTGCAGGAATTCTTCTAACAAGAGTTCCGCTGATAAGAACATGATCAATAAGTTCCGGTGATTTGCTTAACATTTCCACCGCAATTTGAGCACCTAAAGATATTCCCACCACATGGGCCTTTCTCCCATGGGCCCTGTTACGGATTAGATCTAGTATATCCGCAGCAGCATTTTTTATAGTAAATGGTTTTATTTCGCTACTTTTACCATGTTCTGGAAGATCTGGAACTAAACAGTGGTAATCTTTAAACGCCTCCAACTGTTTATCCCACATCCAACCACCCAGTGCCCCACCATGCAGAAATACAATAGTTTCAGGGTTATTTTTTCCTGTTTCTTTTAAATATAAATCCATTCTATTCCTCTTAAATTAATTTTAATAAGAAATTTTAGTAAGAATAATAATTAATTAAGTCATTATTAAGTTTCATTATTTATCAATGGAATATATTTTCTCTTAATTAATAGTTTTAATAAAATATAATACTTTGAAATAATAATATTATACTATAATAGCTGGTACCTAAACTAAAAATTCAATCTAATTAATTAATAGGTGTTAAATATGAAAGCAGACACAAAAAAAATGGCTGATGGAGTCTATTGGACCGGAGTAATGGATTGGGATATCCGAAATTATCATGGATACACATTAGGTGGAACAACTTACAATGTTTACCTGGTATTTGGAGAGGAAAAGGTTGCTTTAATTGACAACAGTTATCCTGGAACCTCTGGGCAACTCTGGGGAAGAATTAATGATGCTTTCGAAAAAGAAGGTAAGGAACCTAAAATTGATGTTATTATTCAAAATCACGTGGAAAAGGATCACAGCGGAACATTAGTAGAAGTATGCAAGAAATTCCCTGAAGCAAAAGTTTACTGTACTGAAAAAGGTGTGGCTGGCCTTAAAAATCATTATCCTGCATTGGAAAGCATGGAGATAGGAATTGTTAAGACTGGAGATACTATGGATTTAGGAGGGAAAACCCTGGCATTTCTAGAAGCCCCTATGATACATTGGCCAGACAGCATGTTTACTTTGCTAGTGGAAGATGGAATTCTATTCTCTAATGATGCCTTTGGTCAGCATCTCTGTTTAACTCAACGATATGATCACGAAATTCCAGAGAATGTGCTTATGGAAGCTTCCCAAAAGTTTTTTGCCAACCTGGTGACACCTTTATCCCCATTAGTACTTAGAAAATTTGCAGAAGTCACAGAATTAGGCCTTCTGGATAAGATTAAAGTAATTGCACCATCACATGGGCAAATTTTAACAGATCCTTTAAAAATGATTGGTGCCTACACTGACTGGGCTACTGGAAAATGCAAGGATAAAATCACCATTGTTTATGATACCATGCATTATTCTACCCAAAAAATGGCCCATGCCATGGCCGAAGGAGCTATGGGTCAAGACGTAGAAGTTGTTATGTACTTCTTAAGTCATGATGAGCGAAGTGAAATAGTAAAAGACATCTTGGACAGTAAAGCTATCCTCATTGGAAGTCCTACTTTATATAATGGAGTTTACCCTAGTTTAGGAGATTTAATGTATTATCTAGAGGGCCTAAGCTTCAATAGAACTGGTCTTAAAAGATTAGCTGTTGCCTTTGGTTCCAAAGGATGGGGTGGAGGAGCCACCAGAAAACTGTCCACTGAACTCGAAAAGTGCGGTTTTGAAGTTGTGGAAACACTGGATGTCGATTTCATTCCAAAAGAAGATAACTTGGATAAATGTTATGAAATAGGAAAATCCGTTGCTGAAAAGATTAAAAAGATTTAAAGCCTTATTTGTGCATTTAAATCTTTATAATTCATATTTTTTAAATTAAGAAATTATTCGTATAATATATTTGAGTTAAATTATTAATTTAATTTTCTTTAGGAGTTATTTTTTTCATTTGGGAGCTATCAAGTTTATTTCAAGGAGGGATTAATTTGAAATCAATGAAAATTGATAATGCTTTAGAGACCAAGAAGAAATTAGTTTTAGGGCTTTTCTGGTCAATAAGAAAGACTATTAAAACGGAAGGTTGTGCTCCTGTTCGTATTAAACAGATAAAAACTGCCAAAAACACTTATCTTCCTGAAGGTCGGAAATTACTGAAGCTATCTGATGAAATCTTTGATGATGTGGTTGATTCCATGCAGAATAAACACGAAGTTGAATTTGAAATTTCTATGGGTAATGAAACAATTGAATTAAAAGTTATGGATGAGTCTTTTTCCATATCTACCACTAAAAGTCCAGAGCTGGAAGAAGAGATTGTTGAAAAAATGGAACTTGAAATGATACGGGTAACTCCTGATTTCTGCAAGACCTTTGTGCCTAAAGTATTTCCGCGAGACAGTACTCGATCAAAAGAGCTTTAAATGATTGTTTTTTATTTTTAAAATAGTATACGGCCTAAAATAATATTTAATAATTATCTAAAT harbors:
- the aspS gene encoding aspartate--tRNA(Asn) ligase, which produces MMNSLGDLRRSHYSKEINPDMNDEEILVMGWTHEIRDLGGIIFVLLRDRDGLVQITAPSKKIETDLFEKLRKIKKESVIAVKGKVQGSPKAPGGVEVIPSELYILNESKQPLPLDPTEKVRAEIDTRLDSRFLDLRKPSISSIFKIKSTMLHSVRVFLEKNGYLEINTPKLVASATEGGTELFPITYFEREAFLGQSPQLYKQIMMSSGFDRVYEIAPIFRAEEHDTLRHLNEVISIDIESSFMDQHDVMDVLEKLVIQSITDVTENCETELEVLGRDLQVPETPFEKIEYDELIDMVNSKGVPIEHGEDLSRAAEKAMGEIMDGYYFITGWPTEIKPFYVLHEEKTPEKSQAFDLMYKDLEISSGATRVHQHDLLVEKIKGKGLNPESFERYLAAFEYGMPPHAGWGLGAERFNMTLTGLNNIRETVLFPRDRRRLTP
- the hisD gene encoding histidinol dehydrogenase, whose protein sequence is MEIIEYKREDVIELVKRSQIDVDDVLISVQSIINEVKIHGDNALSKFTKKFDGVKLKNFKVSQDEIETSYQNLEPEIINSLKKASENIEKFHHSQLPKEWFQEVAPGICAGQIIRPIESVGCYIPGGRAVYPSTILMTVIPAKIAGVERIVCCTPPQADGEIGDALLVAADLAGADEIYKVGGAQAIAALAYGTEEIKKVNKIVGPGNIFVTGAKKLVYGEVDIDFPAGPSEVLIIADEAANADFIAFDILAQAEHDPNASCVLVTTSSDLANEVQSIVLQNIKYMERSNIIKESLDKYGKIILTNSTQESIDFTNEYAAEHLIIMTKDPEETLKSVKNAGSIFLGELTPVSAGDYGSGTNHVLPTAGCAKMYSGLSTESFLKKPTVQRLSREGLENLKDVVIPLAEYEGLFAHAESFKKRLK
- a CDS encoding UPF0058 family protein, translating into MYKDEMIQLHQFLVYVLKYLENGYEIKSECEDYISLNISPHHIHRTKAEHKYAIFVLSSAISEIIAKENSGTLPSNVVNGLSELAKRSKKELIKVEVQLAK
- a CDS encoding cyclic 2,3-diphosphoglycerate synthase, encoding MKAIKKMMCLVDGEHYLPVTKSAIDTLDSLEHLEVVALVFIGGTEKLRETSEESFSKKMGRPVHFGPHTNEIPYDLISESVKKYDVDVVMDLSDEPVVDYSQRFKIASIILSLGVPYEGPDFKFQPLTEYEVLKKPSLKILGTGKRIGKTAVSAYAARLIHKKEYNPCVVAMGRGGPEEPEIVRGDQIEITPQFLMEQSNKGVHAASDHWEDALMSRILTIGCRRCGGGMVGDVFITNMKKGAQLANEVDADFVIMEGSGAAIPPVKTDKHIVLVGVNQPLINIENFFGPFRIGLADLVVLTMCEEPMASAEKVKQVEELVKEVNPTAKVIPTVFRPKPLGDVKGKNVLFATTAPDSIKSVLVEHLEKEYGCKVVGTTPHLSNRPLLQKDIEKYIEKADVMLTELKAAAVDVATKDSLEAGLEVVYCDNIPIVIDEKYGSLSEAIIEVVDRSIESFNSK
- a CDS encoding RimK/LysX family protein, translated to MESSELKKLLKFSLNEKKVIKKLELPEDTFLPLIFSIRFGGDWSLNKNSKKVMSIKEKLTHYDEEKKLGYTLERVYLFLNPVILAQEGTVYRLEKCSNKQEREMVKRPYKVSVDADYILEATLDPIESEIRLKKINNPLKFTGPSAYGVSHEMEHLEEKETKGKPFWEFEYKIED
- a CDS encoding pyrroline-5-carboxylate reductase dimerization domain-containing protein; the encoded protein is MNKMKIGFIGYGSMGSMILNGFLDSNSISAKDIMVSNRTISKLDNLKEKYPEMEISPKNMDLAKKCNPIFLFVNTGEVKNVLDEIKDGIAKDVHIIHISAGLSLKTIEKSFSFKITQIIPSLTSELKEGVSLVCHNGKVNSKEKEFVESLFSRISNVKVVREEDLDISTDLTSCSPAFMAYIFKEFADIGAARSELTEKEAEEMVLQTLLGTVKLLTEKKMSFEEIISRVATKGGITEEGIKSLETDLPLVFDNLFKSTFNKREKLKRDLDKQYNVYLELILNFVFKFPEWFSFGFFLFQMFHFMRNSVSTRPCKF
- a CDS encoding alpha/beta hydrolase is translated as MDLYLKETGKNNPETIVFLHGGALGGWMWDKQLEAFKDYHCLVPDLPEHGKSSEIKPFTIKNAAADILDLIRNRAHGRKAHVVGISLGAQIAVEMLSKSPELIDHVLISGTLVRRIPATDFWLKLLNYTIKAYMPIKNSDFLIKANIRSYNFPKEYFKTLKEATKSISSDSLNRILHENMLFKIPEGLEKVNNSVLIIAGEKEYGIIKDSAKDLNDALYNSQYFIAANMVHAWNLTEPEFFNSVLRAWIIDKKLPEGLIYE
- a CDS encoding FprA family A-type flavoprotein, with amino-acid sequence MKADTKKMADGVYWTGVMDWDIRNYHGYTLGGTTYNVYLVFGEEKVALIDNSYPGTSGQLWGRINDAFEKEGKEPKIDVIIQNHVEKDHSGTLVEVCKKFPEAKVYCTEKGVAGLKNHYPALESMEIGIVKTGDTMDLGGKTLAFLEAPMIHWPDSMFTLLVEDGILFSNDAFGQHLCLTQRYDHEIPENVLMEASQKFFANLVTPLSPLVLRKFAEVTELGLLDKIKVIAPSHGQILTDPLKMIGAYTDWATGKCKDKITIVYDTMHYSTQKMAHAMAEGAMGQDVEVVMYFLSHDERSEIVKDILDSKAILIGSPTLYNGVYPSLGDLMYYLEGLSFNRTGLKRLAVAFGSKGWGGGATRKLSTELEKCGFEVVETLDVDFIPKEDNLDKCYEIGKSVAEKIKKI